In one Silene latifolia isolate original U9 population chromosome 10, ASM4854445v1, whole genome shotgun sequence genomic region, the following are encoded:
- the LOC141606539 gene encoding 1-aminocyclopropane-1-carboxylate oxidase homolog 1-like, whose protein sequence is MISAINSKYDRAAELKAFDETKAGVKGLVDSGITTIPKFFIHSNDSSLSSTPSKTHASIPIIDLSDSRKIIVSRIREASETWGFFQVVNHGIPVLVLEEMLKGAKRFYEQDDEVKKEYYTRDSSKKMVYNSNYDLYTGPAANWRDTFYCFMAPQPPKPEDLPSTCREILVEYSKQVMGLGKLLMELLSEALGLNPCHLNDMGCSEGLAVLCHYYPACPQPELTLGTSKHADDGFLTVLLQDQIGGLQILHDNQWFDVPPAPGALVINIADLLQLITNDRFKSVEHRVLANKDGPRISVACFFSTGFQLSSKIYGPIKELLSEANPPLYKEVSVREYVAYSQNKGLNGISGLLNFKL, encoded by the exons ATGATCTCTGCAATTAACTCCAAATATGACAGGGCAGCTGAATTGAAAGCTTTTGATGAAACAAAAGCCGGTGTAAAAGGCTTAGTAGATTCCGGCATAACAACAATTCCCAagtttttcattcattcaaatgATTCATCTTTGTCTTCAACCCCTTCAAAAACCCATGCCAGTATTCCAATCATAGATCTTAGTGACTCACGGAAGATCATCGTCTCGAGGATCAGAGAGGCATCCGAGACATGGGGGTTCTTCCAAGTTGTGAATCATGGGATTCCTGTCCTTGTTTTGGAGGAGATGTTGAAAGGTGCAAAGCGGTTTTATGAGCAAGACGATGAAGTGAAGAAAGAATACTATACTCGAGATTCATCGAAGAAGATGGTTTATAATAGCAATTACGATTTGTACACCGGACCTGCAGCTAATTGGAGGGACACCTTTTATTGTTTCATGGCTCCTCAACCTCCCAAACCAGAAGATTTGCCTTCTACTTGCAG GGAGATATTAGTCGAGTACTCGAAGCAAGTGATGGGGCTAGGAAAACTCCTAATGGAGCTGCTGTCAGAGGCACTCGGGTTGAACCCGTGTCATCTAAACGACATGGGTTGTAGCGAGGGACTAGCTGTTCTATGCCATTACTATCCAGCTTGTCCGCAGCCTGAGTTAACTCTCGGCACTTCAAAGCACGCTGATGACGGTTTCTTGACTGTGTTACTACAAGATCAAATTGGTGGTCTTCAAATTTTACATGACAACCAATGGTTTGATGTTCCTCCTGCCCCAGGCGCGCTTGTGATCAACATAGCAGATCTCTTACAG CTGATAACAAATGACAGATTCAAGAGTGTAGAGCACAGGGTACTGGCAAACAAAGACGGCCCGAGAATATCAGTAGCATGCTTCTTTAGCACCGGTTTCCAGCTTTCATCGAAAATTTATGGACCCATCAAAGAACTACTCTCAGAAGCTAATCCTCCACTTTATAAGGAGGTCTCAGTCAGAGAATATGTAGCTTATTCCCAGAATAAAGGGCTTAATGGCATTTCTGGCTTACTGAACTTCAAACTATGA